In Populus nigra chromosome 10, ddPopNigr1.1, whole genome shotgun sequence, the following proteins share a genomic window:
- the LOC133705053 gene encoding uncharacterized protein LOC133705053 isoform X2, producing METMMKNFMKSHQTLFHPTKSSNTNNKNNYQYDGDGDGDDSTIPHLSPLAHSVLSRSSKILAVSVQELQRRFNVEHEADSQQLVKHARIFLEFCCYQALHHIITTRSDYLSDKDFRRFTYDTMLAWDSPTRALPVNDSPQNETSISSGERQEEDEDGWSLFYSTSTSMAVQVDDTTTVGREAFARIAPACPAVADVITVHNLFDSLTTSSDSRLHFLIYDKYLRSLDKIIRSAKNTPGPLISNHQLAEGEVILDVDGTVPIQPVLQHIGISAWPEPVYFEFPEFKGNSRRDYWLDVCLEILHAHRFIQRNNFNETQRLEVLARAILGIFRCCGVREALCCFSSHYKTLLAFKLAESLPRGDMILETLSSRLALLNATPVSGSPHAKQQLRLSPVALLTLCQLGFILQKEANLDVEVIAFGDLWAGETNPLEISVKQSMSDTGKAEAARATVDKVKVEGIDTNVAVMKELLFPVIESAGRLHHLASWEDPFKSMVFLVLSCCAILWGWTRYILPSIFVWCAVLMLVRRYVSKKMPLEAFRVTAPPNKNAVERLLTLQEAITEVEGLIQTANIVLLKLRAILLAVLPQATERVALLLVFVAAVLAFVPLQHLILLVFLEAFTREMPYRKESSDRWLRRLREWWVRIPVAPVQLIKQDDKKWK from the exons ATGGAGACGATGATGAAGAACTTCATGAAAAGCCATCAAACCCTCTTTCACCCAACCAAATCCtctaatacaaataataaaaataattatcaatacGACGGCGACGGAGACGGCGACGATTCAACCATTCCCCACCTCTCTCCTCTCGCTCATTCCGTACTCTCTCGCTCTTCCAA AATCCTTGCAGTCTCAGTGCAAGAGCTACAGCGTCGTTTTAATGTTGAGCATGAGGCTGATAGTCAGCAACTGGTCAAACATGCAAGGATTTTCCTTGAGTTTTGTTGCTATCAAGCTCTCCATCATATTATCACAACCCGTTCTGATTATTTGAGTGACAAGGACTTCCGTCGCTTCACCTATGACACGATGCTTGCTTGGGACTCGCCTACTCGTGCCCTTCCCGTTAACGATTCACCACAGAAT GAAACCAGCATCTCTTCCGGTGAACGACAAGAGGAGGATGAGGATGGCTGGTCCCTTTTTTACTCCACTAGCACTAGTATGGCTGTTCAGGTTGATGACACAACAACTGTTGGCCGAGAGGCTTTTGCCCGTATTGCTCCTGCCTGTCCTGCTGTTGCTGACGTAATAACCGTCCACAATCTTTTTGATTCGCTCACTACCTCCTCAGACAGCAGACTTCACTTTCTCATTTACGACAAATACCTTCGCAGCCTTGACAA GATTATTAGGAGCGCAAAGAACACACCAGGACCCTTGATTTCCAACCATCAGCTTGCTGAAGGAGAGGTCATCCTTGATGTTGACGGTACAGTTCCCATTCAACCTGTTCTACAGCATATTGGAATCTCAGCATGGCCAG AGCCTGTTTATTTTGAGTTTCCTGAATTCAAAGGCAATTCTCGACGGGACTATTGGTTGGATGTGTGTCTTGAGATCCTGCATGCGCACAGATTCATTCAAAGAAACAACTTCAATGAGACTCAGCGGTTGGAGGTACTTGCAAGGGCTATCCTGGGCATCTTTCGATGTTGTGGAGTTAGAGAAGCTCTCTGCTGCTTTTCATCTCATTACAAAACCTTGCTTGCTTTTAAACTGGCTGAAAGTCTTCCCCGGGGAGATATGATCTTGGAAACTCTGTCCAGTCGCCTGGCACTTCTGAATGCAACTCCTGTTAGTGGATCTCCACATGCAAAACAGCAATTGAGACTTTCACCGGTTGCACTTCTGACACTTTGTCAACTTGGATTTATCTTACAAAAAGAAGCAAATCTAGATGTAGAAGTTATAGCATTTGGGGATCTTTGGGCTGGTGAGACAAATCCTTTGGAAATATCTGTGAAACAGTCAATGTCAGATACTGGGAAAGCTGAAGCTGCACGGGCAACAGTGGACAAAGTGAAGGTTGAAGGGATTGATACAAATGTTGCAGTAATGAAG GAATTGCTATTCCCGGTTATAGAATCAGCTGGCCGTCTCCATCATTTGGCCTCTTGGGAAGATCCTTTCAAATCGATGGTGTTTCTGGTGTTAAGCTGCTGTGCTATTTTATG GGGTTGGACCAGGTATATATTGCCATCCATTTTTGTGTGGTGTGCGGTTCTAATGTTGGTACGAAGGTATGTCAGCAAAAAGATGCCCTTAGAAGCCTTCAGGGTTACAGCTCCCCCAAATAAAAATGCTGTAGAGCGGCTGTTGACATTGCAAGAAGCCATCACAGAAGTTGAAGGACTAATTCAGACAGCAAACATTGTTCTTCTGAAGTTAAGAGCTATCTTGCTTGCAGTACTTCCCCAG GCCACAGAAAGGGTTGCTCTATTGCTGGTTTTCGTAGCTGCTGTGCTTGCATTTGTGCCTCTGCAGCATCTGATTCTCTTGGTATTTCTAGAAGCTTTCACAAGGGAAATGCCTTACAGAAAAGAAAGCAGTGATAGGTGGCTGAGACGATTAAGAGAATGGTGGGTCAGGATACCAGTCGCTCCTGTTCAGCTCATCAAACAGGATGACAAGAAATGGAAATGA
- the LOC133705053 gene encoding uncharacterized protein LOC133705053 isoform X1 — METMMKNFMKSHQTLFHPTKSSNTNNKNNYQYDGDGDGDDSTIPHLSPLAHSVLSRSSKILAVSVQELQRRFNVEHEADSQQLVKHARIFLEFCCYQALHHIITTRSDYLSDKDFRRFTYDTMLAWDSPTRALPVNDSPQNETSISSGERQEEDEDGWSLFYSTSTSMAVQVDDTTTVGREAFARIAPACPAVADVITVHNLFDSLTTSSDSRLHFLIYDKYLRSLDKIIRSAKNTPGPLISNHQLAEGEVILDVDGTVPIQPVLQHIGISAWPGRLTLTNHAIYFESLGVGLYDKAVRYDLASDMKQVIKPELTGPLGARLFDKAVMYKSTSVAEPVYFEFPEFKGNSRRDYWLDVCLEILHAHRFIQRNNFNETQRLEVLARAILGIFRCCGVREALCCFSSHYKTLLAFKLAESLPRGDMILETLSSRLALLNATPVSGSPHAKQQLRLSPVALLTLCQLGFILQKEANLDVEVIAFGDLWAGETNPLEISVKQSMSDTGKAEAARATVDKVKVEGIDTNVAVMKELLFPVIESAGRLHHLASWEDPFKSMVFLVLSCCAILWGWTRYILPSIFVWCAVLMLVRRYVSKKMPLEAFRVTAPPNKNAVERLLTLQEAITEVEGLIQTANIVLLKLRAILLAVLPQATERVALLLVFVAAVLAFVPLQHLILLVFLEAFTREMPYRKESSDRWLRRLREWWVRIPVAPVQLIKQDDKKWK; from the exons ATGGAGACGATGATGAAGAACTTCATGAAAAGCCATCAAACCCTCTTTCACCCAACCAAATCCtctaatacaaataataaaaataattatcaatacGACGGCGACGGAGACGGCGACGATTCAACCATTCCCCACCTCTCTCCTCTCGCTCATTCCGTACTCTCTCGCTCTTCCAA AATCCTTGCAGTCTCAGTGCAAGAGCTACAGCGTCGTTTTAATGTTGAGCATGAGGCTGATAGTCAGCAACTGGTCAAACATGCAAGGATTTTCCTTGAGTTTTGTTGCTATCAAGCTCTCCATCATATTATCACAACCCGTTCTGATTATTTGAGTGACAAGGACTTCCGTCGCTTCACCTATGACACGATGCTTGCTTGGGACTCGCCTACTCGTGCCCTTCCCGTTAACGATTCACCACAGAAT GAAACCAGCATCTCTTCCGGTGAACGACAAGAGGAGGATGAGGATGGCTGGTCCCTTTTTTACTCCACTAGCACTAGTATGGCTGTTCAGGTTGATGACACAACAACTGTTGGCCGAGAGGCTTTTGCCCGTATTGCTCCTGCCTGTCCTGCTGTTGCTGACGTAATAACCGTCCACAATCTTTTTGATTCGCTCACTACCTCCTCAGACAGCAGACTTCACTTTCTCATTTACGACAAATACCTTCGCAGCCTTGACAA GATTATTAGGAGCGCAAAGAACACACCAGGACCCTTGATTTCCAACCATCAGCTTGCTGAAGGAGAGGTCATCCTTGATGTTGACGGTACAGTTCCCATTCAACCTGTTCTACAGCATATTGGAATCTCAGCATGGCCAG GCCGATTGACACTGACTAATCATGCTATCTACTTTGAGTCATTGGGAGTTGGTCTATATGATAAAGCTGTTAGATATGATCTGGCATCTGATATGAAGCAGGTCATAAAACCTGAATTAACCGGACCGTTGGGTGCTCGTCTCTTTGATAAAGCTGTGATGTACAAATCAACATCTGT AGCAGAGCCTGTTTATTTTGAGTTTCCTGAATTCAAAGGCAATTCTCGACGGGACTATTGGTTGGATGTGTGTCTTGAGATCCTGCATGCGCACAGATTCATTCAAAGAAACAACTTCAATGAGACTCAGCGGTTGGAGGTACTTGCAAGGGCTATCCTGGGCATCTTTCGATGTTGTGGAGTTAGAGAAGCTCTCTGCTGCTTTTCATCTCATTACAAAACCTTGCTTGCTTTTAAACTGGCTGAAAGTCTTCCCCGGGGAGATATGATCTTGGAAACTCTGTCCAGTCGCCTGGCACTTCTGAATGCAACTCCTGTTAGTGGATCTCCACATGCAAAACAGCAATTGAGACTTTCACCGGTTGCACTTCTGACACTTTGTCAACTTGGATTTATCTTACAAAAAGAAGCAAATCTAGATGTAGAAGTTATAGCATTTGGGGATCTTTGGGCTGGTGAGACAAATCCTTTGGAAATATCTGTGAAACAGTCAATGTCAGATACTGGGAAAGCTGAAGCTGCACGGGCAACAGTGGACAAAGTGAAGGTTGAAGGGATTGATACAAATGTTGCAGTAATGAAG GAATTGCTATTCCCGGTTATAGAATCAGCTGGCCGTCTCCATCATTTGGCCTCTTGGGAAGATCCTTTCAAATCGATGGTGTTTCTGGTGTTAAGCTGCTGTGCTATTTTATG GGGTTGGACCAGGTATATATTGCCATCCATTTTTGTGTGGTGTGCGGTTCTAATGTTGGTACGAAGGTATGTCAGCAAAAAGATGCCCTTAGAAGCCTTCAGGGTTACAGCTCCCCCAAATAAAAATGCTGTAGAGCGGCTGTTGACATTGCAAGAAGCCATCACAGAAGTTGAAGGACTAATTCAGACAGCAAACATTGTTCTTCTGAAGTTAAGAGCTATCTTGCTTGCAGTACTTCCCCAG GCCACAGAAAGGGTTGCTCTATTGCTGGTTTTCGTAGCTGCTGTGCTTGCATTTGTGCCTCTGCAGCATCTGATTCTCTTGGTATTTCTAGAAGCTTTCACAAGGGAAATGCCTTACAGAAAAGAAAGCAGTGATAGGTGGCTGAGACGATTAAGAGAATGGTGGGTCAGGATACCAGTCGCTCCTGTTCAGCTCATCAAACAGGATGACAAGAAATGGAAATGA
- the LOC133705053 gene encoding uncharacterized protein LOC133705053 isoform X3, with amino-acid sequence MLAWDSPTRALPVNDSPQNETSISSGERQEEDEDGWSLFYSTSTSMAVQVDDTTTVGREAFARIAPACPAVADVITVHNLFDSLTTSSDSRLHFLIYDKYLRSLDKIIRSAKNTPGPLISNHQLAEGEVILDVDGTVPIQPVLQHIGISAWPGRLTLTNHAIYFESLGVGLYDKAVRYDLASDMKQVIKPELTGPLGARLFDKAVMYKSTSVAEPVYFEFPEFKGNSRRDYWLDVCLEILHAHRFIQRNNFNETQRLEVLARAILGIFRCCGVREALCCFSSHYKTLLAFKLAESLPRGDMILETLSSRLALLNATPVSGSPHAKQQLRLSPVALLTLCQLGFILQKEANLDVEVIAFGDLWAGETNPLEISVKQSMSDTGKAEAARATVDKVKVEGIDTNVAVMKELLFPVIESAGRLHHLASWEDPFKSMVFLVLSCCAILWGWTRYILPSIFVWCAVLMLVRRYVSKKMPLEAFRVTAPPNKNAVERLLTLQEAITEVEGLIQTANIVLLKLRAILLAVLPQATERVALLLVFVAAVLAFVPLQHLILLVFLEAFTREMPYRKESSDRWLRRLREWWVRIPVAPVQLIKQDDKKWK; translated from the exons ATGCTTGCTTGGGACTCGCCTACTCGTGCCCTTCCCGTTAACGATTCACCACAGAAT GAAACCAGCATCTCTTCCGGTGAACGACAAGAGGAGGATGAGGATGGCTGGTCCCTTTTTTACTCCACTAGCACTAGTATGGCTGTTCAGGTTGATGACACAACAACTGTTGGCCGAGAGGCTTTTGCCCGTATTGCTCCTGCCTGTCCTGCTGTTGCTGACGTAATAACCGTCCACAATCTTTTTGATTCGCTCACTACCTCCTCAGACAGCAGACTTCACTTTCTCATTTACGACAAATACCTTCGCAGCCTTGACAA GATTATTAGGAGCGCAAAGAACACACCAGGACCCTTGATTTCCAACCATCAGCTTGCTGAAGGAGAGGTCATCCTTGATGTTGACGGTACAGTTCCCATTCAACCTGTTCTACAGCATATTGGAATCTCAGCATGGCCAG GCCGATTGACACTGACTAATCATGCTATCTACTTTGAGTCATTGGGAGTTGGTCTATATGATAAAGCTGTTAGATATGATCTGGCATCTGATATGAAGCAGGTCATAAAACCTGAATTAACCGGACCGTTGGGTGCTCGTCTCTTTGATAAAGCTGTGATGTACAAATCAACATCTGT AGCAGAGCCTGTTTATTTTGAGTTTCCTGAATTCAAAGGCAATTCTCGACGGGACTATTGGTTGGATGTGTGTCTTGAGATCCTGCATGCGCACAGATTCATTCAAAGAAACAACTTCAATGAGACTCAGCGGTTGGAGGTACTTGCAAGGGCTATCCTGGGCATCTTTCGATGTTGTGGAGTTAGAGAAGCTCTCTGCTGCTTTTCATCTCATTACAAAACCTTGCTTGCTTTTAAACTGGCTGAAAGTCTTCCCCGGGGAGATATGATCTTGGAAACTCTGTCCAGTCGCCTGGCACTTCTGAATGCAACTCCTGTTAGTGGATCTCCACATGCAAAACAGCAATTGAGACTTTCACCGGTTGCACTTCTGACACTTTGTCAACTTGGATTTATCTTACAAAAAGAAGCAAATCTAGATGTAGAAGTTATAGCATTTGGGGATCTTTGGGCTGGTGAGACAAATCCTTTGGAAATATCTGTGAAACAGTCAATGTCAGATACTGGGAAAGCTGAAGCTGCACGGGCAACAGTGGACAAAGTGAAGGTTGAAGGGATTGATACAAATGTTGCAGTAATGAAG GAATTGCTATTCCCGGTTATAGAATCAGCTGGCCGTCTCCATCATTTGGCCTCTTGGGAAGATCCTTTCAAATCGATGGTGTTTCTGGTGTTAAGCTGCTGTGCTATTTTATG GGGTTGGACCAGGTATATATTGCCATCCATTTTTGTGTGGTGTGCGGTTCTAATGTTGGTACGAAGGTATGTCAGCAAAAAGATGCCCTTAGAAGCCTTCAGGGTTACAGCTCCCCCAAATAAAAATGCTGTAGAGCGGCTGTTGACATTGCAAGAAGCCATCACAGAAGTTGAAGGACTAATTCAGACAGCAAACATTGTTCTTCTGAAGTTAAGAGCTATCTTGCTTGCAGTACTTCCCCAG GCCACAGAAAGGGTTGCTCTATTGCTGGTTTTCGTAGCTGCTGTGCTTGCATTTGTGCCTCTGCAGCATCTGATTCTCTTGGTATTTCTAGAAGCTTTCACAAGGGAAATGCCTTACAGAAAAGAAAGCAGTGATAGGTGGCTGAGACGATTAAGAGAATGGTGGGTCAGGATACCAGTCGCTCCTGTTCAGCTCATCAAACAGGATGACAAGAAATGGAAATGA
- the LOC133705481 gene encoding serine hydroxymethyltransferase 1, mitochondrial yields MAMAIAMALRRLPSSFDKPLRPALFKATSLYYMSSLPDEAVYEKEKPGVTWPKQLNAPLEVVDPQIADIIELEKARQWKGLELIPSENFTSVSVMQAVGSVMTNKYSEGYPGARYYGGNEYIDMAESLCQKRALEAFRLDPAKWGVNVQSLSGSPSNFQVYTALLKPHERIMALDLPHGGHLSHGYQTDTKKISAVSIFFETMPYRLNESTGYIDYDQLEKSATLFRPKLIVAGASAYARLYDYARIRKVCDKQKAILLADMAHISGLVAAGVIPSPFEYADVVTTTTHKSLRGPRGAMIFFRKGLKEVNKQGKEVFYDYEDKINQAVFPGLQGGPHNHTIAGLAVALKQATTLEYKAYQEQVLSNCSKFAQSLVEKGYELVSGGTENHLVLVNLKNKGIDGSRVEKVLESVHIAANKNTVPGDVSAMVPGGIRMGTPALTSRGFVEEDFAKVADFFDASVKLAVKMKAETKGTKLKDFLVTMQSAHFQSEISKLRHEVEEYAKQFPTIGFNKETMKYKN; encoded by the exons ATGGCAATGGCAATAGCCATGGCCCTTCGCAGGCTCCCCTCTTCCTTTGACAAGCCCCTTCGCCCCGCTCTCTTCAAAGCCACCTCCCTCTATTATATG TCTTCCTTGCCGGATGAAGCTGTATACGAGAAGGAGAAACCTGGTGTCACT TGGCCAAAGCAGCTAAATGCACCCTTAGAGGTTGTTGACCCACAAATTGCTGATATTATTGAGCTCGAGAAAGCTAGGCAATGGAAG GGGCTTGAGCTTATACCCTCAGAGAACTTCACCTCCGTATCAGTGATGCAAGCCGTGGGTTCTGTCATGACCAACAAGTACAGTGAAGGATATCCAGGTGCAAGATACTACGGTGGAAACGA GTATATTGACATGGCAGAATCATTATGTCAGAAGCGTGCTCTGGAAGCATTTCGCCTGGATCCTGCTAAATGGGGAG TCAACGTGCAATCTTTATCTGGATCTCCATCTAATTTTCAAGTCTACACTGCATTGTTAAAACCTCATGAAAGAATCATGGCACTTGATCTTCCTCACGGAGGCCATCTTTCTCATGGCTATCAG ACagacaccaaaaaaatatctgCAGTGTCAATATTTTTTGAGACAATGCCATACAGATTGAATGAGAGCACTGGCTATATTGACTATGATCAG CTGGAGAAAAGTGCCACTCTTTTCAGACCAAAATTAATAGTAGCTGGTGCTAGTGCTTATGCACGTCTATATGATTATGCACGCATTCGCAAG GTTTGCGACAAACAAAAAGCTATACTGTTGGCCGATATGGCACACATTAGTGGATTGGTTGCAGCTGGTGTCATCCCATCGCCTTTTGAGTATGCAGATGTAGTGACCACCACAACTCACAAGTCACTTCGTGGGCCACGTGGGGCCATGATTTTCTTCAGGAAGGGGCTAAAAGAGGTTAACAAACAAGGGAAAGAG GTCTTTTATGACTATGAGGACAAAATCAATCAAGCTGTCTTTCCTGGGCTTCAAGGTGGTCCACACAACCACACAATTGCTGGTTTAGCAGTTGCTTTGAAACAG GCTACAACTCTGGAGTACAAAGCGTATCAAGAGCAGGTTCTTAGTAATTGCTCAAAATTTGCTCAG AGTCTAGTTGAGAAAGGCTATGAACTTGTTTCTGGTGGAACTGAGAACCATTTAGTTTTGGTGAACCTGAAGAACAAG GGTATTGATGGCTCCAGAGTTGAAAAGGTGCTCGAATCTGTTCACATTGCTGCAAACAAAAACACTGTTCCTGGTGATGTGTCTGCCATGGTTCCTGGTGGCATCAGGATGG GAACACCGGCTCTTACTTCTAGGGGGTTCGTGGAAGAGGATTTTGCTAAGGTGGCAGATTTCTTTGATGCTTCGGTGAAGTTGGCAGTGAAGATGAAGGCTGAAACCAAAG GGACAAAGTTGAAGGATTTCTTGGTTACAATGCAGTCCGCTCACTTTCAATCTGAGATTTCAAAACTCCGTCATGAAGTGGAAGAATATGCTAAGCAATTCCCAACAATTGGATTTAACAAAGAAACCATGAAGTACAAGAATTGA
- the LOC133705904 gene encoding WD repeat-containing protein 26 homolog — MAQSLTSRRDVETVGSKGVIKRNEYVRIITRALYSLNYNMTADLLQEESRIPLDSSEVKLLQKQVLDGNWEESVKTLCTISLLDKATRSLASFLILEQKFLKFLRMDNNVLDALNVLRKEIVPLGINLNRVHELASWIISPSGYRNTDQDTESAKSEILKKLLNLLPPSLVIPPTRLESIVEEALHLQRGACLFHNVFDSNLSLYPDHQCGRGRLPSSIKQILQVHTDEVWFLQFSHDGKYLASSSKDQSAIIWQVMDGGKVSWKHTLIGHQKPVLTVSWSPDDNQLLTCGEDEIIRRWDANLGQCLHVYEKIGAGFISCAWSPDGQVILAGMTNKSFSLWDVNGAELDCWEENTLRISEMAITDTRDMIVSICRGDTIVFLDWEEKRCRKLIQEEEVITSFSLSKDNKFLLVNLTNQEIHLWSLEGYPQVVARYKGHTRSRFIIRSCFGGCEEAFIASGSEDTQVYVWHRGSGKLIQALDGHSGAVNCVSWNPVNIYMLASASDDGAIRIWGPDPRMDQYGLGFKSCT; from the exons ATGGCTCAGTCTCTTACGTCCCGAAGGGATGTGGAGACAGTTGGCTCAAAAGGagtcataaaaagaaatgaatacgTCAGAATCATAACAAGGGCACTGTACTCACTCAATTATAATATGACCGCAGACCTTTTGCAGGAAGAATCAAGAATACCATTGGACTCCTCAGAGGTTAAATTGCTTCAGAAGCAAGTGTTGGATGGGAACTGGGAAGAAAGTGTGAAAACGTTGTGTACAATCAGTCTTCTGGACAAAGCAACTCGGTCCCTGGCATCATTCTTGATATTGGAGCAGAAGTTCCTCAAATTTCTGAGAATGGATAACAATGTGCTTGATGCCTTAAATGTTCTGAGGAAAGAAATCGTGCCTCTTGGAATCAATTTGAACCGTGTTCATGAGCTTGCTTCCTGGATCATCTCTCCTTCAGGGTATCGAAATACTGATCAGGACACCGAGAGTGCAAAGTCAGAGATTCTGAAGAAACTGCTGAACTTGCTTCCCCCTTCACTCGTGATTCCTCCAACAAGGTTAGAAAGTATTGTCGAGGAGGCTCTTCATCTGCAACGTGGTGCTTGCCTGTTTCACAATGTTTTTGATAGTAATCTCTCTTTGTACCCGGATCATCAGTGCGGAAGAGGTCGGCTTCCTTCTTCAATAAAGCAG ATTCTGCAAGTGCACACTGATGAAGTTTGGTTTCTGCAATTTTCACATGACGGGAAGTATTTGGCATCATCATCCAAGGATCAGTCAGCAATCATATGGCAG GTTATGGATGGAGGTAAAGTGTCATGGAAGCATACACTCATAGGTCACCAGAAACCAGTTTTGACAGTTTCATGGAGCCCTGACGATAACCAGCTACTTACCTGTGGCGAAGATGAGATTATCAGACGATGGGATGCCAATTTGGGACAATGCCTCCATGTTTACGAAAAAATTGGTGCCGGTTTCATTTCCTGTGCATGGTCCCCTGACGGTCAGGTTATACTTGCCGGTATGACTAACAAGAGCTTTAGCCTGTGGGATGTCAATGGAGCGGAGCTGGACTGTTGGGAAGAGAATACACTCAGGATATCTGAGATGGCCATAACTGATACGAGGGATATGATAGTAAGCATATGCAGAGGTGATACAATAGTATTCCTAGACTGGGAAGAGAAAAGATGTCGGAAACTGATTCAGGAAGAGGAAGTGATTACTTCGTTCTCGTTgtcaaaagacaacaaattcCTTCTAGTTAATCTTACAAACCAAGAAATCCATCTGTGGAGCTTAGAGGGTTATCCCCAGGTTGTGGCCAGGTATAAGGGTCACACACGCTCACGGTTTATCATCAGATCTTGTTTTGGTGGGTGTGAAGAAGCATTTATCGCAAGTGGCAGTGAGGATACTCAG GTGTATGTATGGCACAGAGGGTCAGGGAAACTAATTCAGGCACTGGATGGGCATTCTGGAGCTGTGAACTGTGTGAGCTGGAACCCGGTAAATATTTACATGCTGGCCTCAGCTAGCGATGATGGAGCAATTCGAATATGGGGTCCAGATCCCAGGATGGACCAATATGGTCTGGGTTTCAAATCATGCACATGA